One genomic segment of Mytilus trossulus isolate FHL-02 chromosome 4, PNRI_Mtr1.1.1.hap1, whole genome shotgun sequence includes these proteins:
- the LOC134715071 gene encoding uncharacterized protein LOC134715071: MMAWKRLIMKTLARGESAPTIMSGIVLLVALHCLIKFEQIKDNGAFQDLDIPILREQDLYGLKYPEKFPNQGPDKIPKILHQTWKNKEIPSKFMKWIKTWLVNHPDWEYMLWTDESARNLIQEKYPHLLDTFNGYNEGIRRADSLRYIILHEFGGVYADMDMESLKPIDPWLKKYPCFVSQEPYEHPVLDSNFENLAINALIGCRPKHPFMKNMMENLPRFKHMWNVLDSTGPHFMTLVLNDYMQLNPNMDASNENFTYLAPPEYFFPTVDPAKHFWFRHQCGKFYKLSKIQQKACMTLKVKGVKRKPPPWSYTKHHWEHTYIDLRLSLKGPVNIFKLVPQAKIYSNQRRTRRVRGKIN, encoded by the coding sequence aTGATGGCTTGGAAAAGACTGATAATGAAGACCCTAGCCAGGGGGGAATCAGCTCCTACTATTATGTCTGGCATAGTCTTACTGGTGGCACTTCATTGTTTGATCAAGTTTGAACAGATAAAAGACAATGGTGCATTCCAAGACCTTGATATTCCCATTTTAAGGGAACAAGATTTATATGGGTTAAAATATCCTGAAAAGTTCCCTAACCAAGGTCCTGATAAAATTCCTAAAATTCTCCATCAAACttggaaaaataaagaaattcccAGTAAATTTATGAAGTGGATTAAAACATGGTTGGTGAATCATCCTGATTGGGAATACATGTTATGGACAGATGAAAGTGCAAGAAATTTAATTCAAGAAAAGTATCCACATCTTTTAGACACATTTAATGGCTACAATGAAGGAATAAGAAGAGCAGACTCATTACGATATATAATTCTACATGAATTTGGGGGAGTTTATGCAGATATGGACATGGAAAGTCTTAAACCCATTGATCCGTGGTTGAAAAAGTATCCATGTTTCGTAAGTCAGGAACCATACGAACATCCTGTGTTAGATAGTAATTTTGAAAACTTAGCTataaatgcattgattggttgccGACCAAAACATCCGTTTATGAAGAACATGATGGAAAATCTACCTCGATTCAAACATATGTGGAATGTTCTTGACAGCACAGGACCACATTTTATGACATTAGTTTTAAATGATTATATGCAGTTAAATCCAAATATGGATGCATCAAATGAAAACTTTACGTACTTAGCTCCTCCTGAATATTTCTTCCCAACAGTAGATCCAGCTAAGCATTTTTGGTTTAGACATCAATGTGGAAAATTCTATAAACTCAGTAAAATTCAACAAAAGGCGTGCATGACATTAAAAGTGAAAGGCGTTAAACGTAAGCCTCCTCCTTGGAGTTATACCAAACATCATTGGGAGCATACATATATAGATTTAAGATTATCCTTAAAGGGACCagtcaatattttcaaattagtGCCTCAagcaaaaatatattcaaatcaaAGAAGAACTAGAAGAGTAAGAGGGAAAAtaaattag